The Thermotoga maritima MSB8 region ACTGGGTCTCAGAATGAGATCGGTAGGTGAAAATCCCGAGGCTGCCGATACTCTCGGTGTTGACGTCTTCAAAATAAGGTACTTCGGAGTTCTCATGAGCGGTGCTCTGGCGTCCATGGGAGGAGCGTTCCTTTCCATAGGAGAGGTCGGTAACTTCAGGGAACTCATGACGGGAGGAAGGGGCTTCATTGCCCTTGCGGCCATGATCCTTGGAAACTGGAATCCCATAGGTGCCATGTGGGCCTGCCTCATGTTTGGTATGTCAGAAGCTCTGGCCAATCAACTTCAGAGTAGTCCCATTCTCAACGTACCTGCTACGGCAAAACCGTTGTTCAATCTCTTTCCGTTCGTTGTTACCCTCGTTGTCGTGGCTGGCCTGATAGGAAGAACAAGACCACCAGCAGCCGATGGTGTTCCCTACGAAAAAGAAGAGTAAGACCTCATGAAATCCAGGACCAGCTTCGTTGCTCTCACATCATCCTCGTTGTACAGGAGCATCTGCTTTAGAAGCTCCTCGTTTCTCGTTTTTTTCCATTTCTCATAAAGCCGCAGTATTTCATAACCATTCAGGGACGTTCTCCAATCGTACCCCAGATACTTAGCGATTCTTTTGAGCGAGTAGGACATAACAGGAAAAACGAAATGATTCCTCAGGATTGTGAACACATCGAGAAAATTCATCCTTTTGTTTCTGCCGATCAATGAAATCAGCTTTCTCTTCTCCGGTCCATGATAGTGATAGAAAACACTCTCATCGTCCAGAGAATTCAAAAATGCGATCAGATCTCCTTGATCCTCTTCCAGAAAATATCTGTACTCATCACCTATTAAAAACCCATAGAGAAAATCCCTCTCTTCTGACGGATGATACTCTATGTCAACTATTGTTCCTTCTGGAAGATCCTCCGGAGGGGTTATCATTATCACTCTATTCTCGAGAAACGCCCTCGCCGCCATAACGAATCTTTTTCCTTTCTCTTTTCCAAATACCTTTTCCAGGATTCTCTGGTCCGCCTCCGCGAGATCTTCCAGCGTTTCTATACCCATTCCATAGAGAACCCTGTACGTTTCTTCTCCTATCCCGTTCACCAGAAGCAAACTCTTCTCTTCAAAAAACTTCCCTTCGCAATCTTCGAGGAAATCACAGTATCTACAGTGTCTTCCCACTCTGGGGTGAGGATCATCATCTATTGTCAACATTTCTCTCAAAACATCTTCGACGATGGGTATCAGATTTTTCCAGTTTTCCATCTTTCTTGAGAAGCTGTCAGATACGATCTCCACGCCCGAAACTTCCAGGCCAGCCCTTGAGAAAACCAGGGCATGATAAGCGCTCTCAAGGATGTATTTGTCTTTAAACCTTTTTGCGCTCTTTCTCAGAATAATTCTCCATCCATCCCTGTCTTTCACAATCAGATCGGGATTTGAAACCAGTTCATGACCCTCAAACTCACACACGATCACAGGATTTTCGAGCGGGAATCCAGCCTCCATTAACTCCTCCGAAAAGTTCGGAGAAACCTCTTTTGAAATTTTTTTTGAAAGGTAATATCGCCTTGGGCACACCAAGAAATTTTCTACATCCTCGTAGCTTATTGTCATCGAATCCTCCCTCCACATTTTCAACGTGGTAGAATATTTCTGAAGTTTATTATACTGACAATTGGGGGTGCTCAACATGGATGAACGCACGGAACTTTTGAAAAGAATAGAGGAACTGGAAGAGAAACTGCGGCAGTGCCAGCAGAGAGAGCAGGAGCTCGAGGCTCTGATAGAAGAATACAACGAAGTCATGAAGAAACAATTCCAGGTGTTCGACGATTTCTTTGAAAAGCTGGGAACTACAAAAATGATCGATCCACTGACAAGAGTGTACGCGAAAGACCATT contains the following coding sequences:
- a CDS encoding TM0106 family RecB-like putative nuclease encodes the protein MTISYEDVENFLVCPRRYYLSKKISKEVSPNFSEELMEAGFPLENPVIVCEFEGHELVSNPDLIVKDRDGWRIILRKSAKRFKDKYILESAYHALVFSRAGLEVSGVEIVSDSFSRKMENWKNLIPIVEDVLREMLTIDDDPHPRVGRHCRYCDFLEDCEGKFFEEKSLLLVNGIGEETYRVLYGMGIETLEDLAEADQRILEKVFGKEKGKRFVMAARAFLENRVIMITPPEDLPEGTIVDIEYHPSEERDFLYGFLIGDEYRYFLEEDQGDLIAFLNSLDDESVFYHYHGPEKRKLISLIGRNKRMNFLDVFTILRNHFVFPVMSYSLKRIAKYLGYDWRTSLNGYEILRLYEKWKKTRNEELLKQMLLYNEDDVRATKLVLDFMRSYSSFS